A DNA window from Carassius gibelio isolate Cgi1373 ecotype wild population from Czech Republic chromosome A6, carGib1.2-hapl.c, whole genome shotgun sequence contains the following coding sequences:
- the LOC128016073 gene encoding inhibin beta B chain-like, which translates to MVLVSVSWAHLCGLASAVLLSTLVVLSALTVSGTSAAATGCPTCGMPAMEKGSEERYLIEMAKQQILSKLHLQERPNITQTLPRAALMTALRKLHAGRVRQDGTLELDNNVPFSRTSNQAYEIVSFADVDAEVSSGTDTSLSFQFLQEKDHSVQVLQSSLWLYVRPADTPHHGSRVNAEIYLSGTAGANRTLLLQRSVDVSRGGWHTFPVTSALQAFLDGGQRRLSLEVHCEDGGRNLCSREASGESSHQPFLVAQVQLRDDANKHLLSKRSLRCGDDVSVCCKKDLYIKFRDLQWQDWIIAPEGYHMNYCMGQCPQHLSGSPGIASSFHATVFSQLKANGIHTAVSSCCVPIQRRPLSMVYFNSQHTIVKTDVPDMIVESCGCT; encoded by the exons CTGTCCACGCTGGTGGTGCTGAGCGCGCTCACGGTGAGTGGAACGAGCGCGGCCGCTACCGGCTGTCCGACGTGCGGTATGCCTGCGATGGAGAAGGGCAGTGAGGAGCGTTACCTGATCGAGATGGCCAAACAGCAGATCCTGAGCAAGCTTCACCTGCAGGAGAGGCCGAACATCACGCAGACGTTACCGCGGGCCGCGCTCATGACGGCGCTGCGCAAGCTCCACGCGGGCCGCGTCAGACAGGACGGAACGCTGGAGCTGGACAATAACGTGCCCTTCTCGCGCACGAGCAACCAGGCGTACGAGATCGTGAGCTTCGCTGATGTCG ATGCTGAGGTTTCTTCCGGCACCGACACCAGTCTGTCGTTCCAGTTCCTCCAGGAGAAAGATCACAGCGTCCAGGTGCTGCAGTCGTCTCTGTGGCTTTACGTGCGTCCGGCTGACACGCCTCATCACGGCAGCCGCGTAAACGCAGAGATCTACCTCTCGGGGACGGCCGGAGCCAATCGCACGCTGCTGCTCCAGAGGAGCGTGGATGTGTCACGAGGCGGATGGCACACGTTCCCGGTCACCAGCGCCCTGCAGGCCTTTCTTGACGGCGGTCAGCGGAGGCTCAGTCTAGAGGTGCACTGTGAAGACGGCGGTCGAAACCTGTGCAGTCGCGAAGCATCAGGCGAATCCTCGCACCAGCCGTTCCTAGTTGCACAGGTGCAGTTGCGTGACGATGCGAACAAACACTTGCTGAGCAAACGCTCGCTGCGATGCGGCGACGACGTGAGCGTGTGCTGCAAGAAAGACTTGTACATCAAGTTCCGTGACTTACAGTGGCAGGACTGGATCATAGCGCCTGAGGGCTACCATATGAACTACTGCATGGGACAGTGTCCACAGCATTTATCCGGCTCGCCCGGCATCGCCTCGTCCTTCCACGCCACCGTCTTCAGTCAACTGAAGGCCAACGGCATCCACACGGCCGTGTCGTCCTGCTGCGTCCCCATCCAGAGACGACCGCTCTCCATGGTCTACTTCAACTCGCAGCACACCATCGTGAAGACCGACGTCCCGGACATGATCGTCGAATCCTGCGGGTGCACGTAA